GGGCCAGACAGGAGGGCGTCCGCTTCATTCGCGGTCTGCCCTTCGACATCAAGAAGAATCCGGATGGCACACTGAGGGTGAGAGGGGAGAACACAACGCTCCAGGAGATCTACGACTCCGACTTCGGGGTGGTCATCCTCTCAATAGGCCTCGAGCCGCAGGACGACAGGGAGGACGTCCAGAGGCTGCTCAACATCTCGACTGACTCGAACGGGTTCTTCCTGGAGGCGCATCCCAAGCTCAAGCCCATCGACACGTCGACCGGAGGCGTCTTCCTCGCTGGAACCGCGGAGGCCCCCAAGGACATCAAGGAGAGCGTCACCCAGGCCTCGGCGGCAGCGGCAAGGGCCAACAGGCTCATGATACGCGGAGAGGTCACCGTCGAGGCCCTGACGCCCATAGTAGATGCCGAGCTGTGCACGGGCTGCGGGGCTTGTGAGAAGGTCTGTCCCTACGGCGCGATCACCGCTGACAAGGAGGCGAAGCTCGCTACCGTGGTTGAGGCGGCCTGCGCAGGGTGCGGAACCTGCGGGGCAGAATGCCCGACCGGAGCCATTACGATGAGGCACTTCACCGACGACCAGATCATGGCGCAGGTCGACCACGCGCTCGAGCGGGACCCGCAGGACAAGGTCCTGGTCTTCGCCTGCAACTGGTGTTCCTACGCCGGAGCGGACCTGGCGGGGGTGTCCAGAATGCAGTACCCGACGTCCTCGCGGGTGATCCGAACGATGTGCTCGGGCCGCGTCGCGGAGAAGTTCGTCATGCGGGCGTTCGAGAAGGGTGCGGCCGCTGTGCTGGTCTCCGGGTGTCATCTTCAGGACTGCCACTACATCAGCGCGAACCAGCAGACCGTCAAGAGAGTGAAGCGGTGGAAGAAGAAGCTGGAGAGGAAGGGAGTGGACCCGGACAGGCTCCAGCTGGAATGGATATCTGCCGCGGAGGCCGACAGGTTCGCGTCGAAGATGAAAGAGATGGACGAGATCGTCTCTCAAGTGACCAAGAAGGACATCAGCAAGACGAAGAAGGCGCTGAAGGCGAAGGCCTAGTCGATTTCATGCGACCACGTCCTCAGGTCATGAGCTCGGACCTGTGATGACTAACGAGAATGCTCCTCTTCTTCCATGAACGGAAGGAAGATGATCAGAGACGACCCCATCCACACCAGGGCTCCCATGACCAGGAGAATCCCGCCGAAATCGAAGACCGCCCCGAGCAGGATCAGGAGCAACGGGAGTATCACGGAGACGAAGAGAAGTATGAGCTTGGCCCTGAATGGTTCCATCTAATCCTCCTTCAATTACCGCTAGACCTTAATAACTTTCTGATTCCGCCGCCTTCCGCAGGGCCGCGATCCTCTCGGCCACGTTCCCGCCGTAGATCGCTGAACCCGCCACGAGGACGTTTGCACCAGCCTCGACGACGGACCTCGCGGTCGTGGGGTCAATCCCGCCGTCGACCTGCAGGTCGATTCCGGTTCCCAGTTCCTCGATCTTCCCGCGCGCATCTCTGATCTTCTGCACGACCTCGGGCATGAACTTCTGCCCGCTGAACCCGGGGTGAACCGTCATCACGAGGAGAAGGTCCAGTTTCTCGAGATAGGGTCCCGCCTCGGAGAGTGGGGTTCCCGGGTTGAGAGACAGTCCCGCTTTGTTCCCTCCCGCCCGGATCTCGTCCAGGACCGCATCCGTGTCCTTGTCCGATTCCACATGGATCGTGATGAGGTCGGAACCGGCGGCAATGAAATCCTGAATGAGCGTCTGCGGTCTCTGAACCATCAGATGGCAGTCGAACTCGAGGGTCGTGCATTTCCTTATTCGCTTGACCACGGGAGGTCCTATTGTGAGGTTCGGCACGAAGACACCATCCATGACATCTATGTGTATCATGTCGGCTCCGCCTTTCTCGGCAGCGACTACTTCCTCCCCGAGTTTGCAGAAATCCGCGGACAGAATGGAAGGTGCTATCTTGACCACGTTCCGCTGAATGCCCAGAGGTTATTAAAGGCTTTTGAGGTCGCGGTCTCGAGAGTGCGGATTTCCCTTAACACGAAATCTTATTACGCTTGAGCTTGTTACCCACTCGACTAGGTGGGGAGGTCCTGTTATGCCCAAGCACAGTCGAGAACTGATAGGTAAACTGGAGTATGAAGCTCTCAAGATCCGCCGACACCTCATACGGATGATCTATCAGGCGGGGTCGGGACATCCCGGGGGCTCGCTCTCCGCCACAGATGTGATCACCGCCTTGTACTTCCACGTGCTGAACGTGGACCCCAAGGACCCATCTTGGGTGGACAGGGACAGGTTCGTCCTGAGCAAGGGTCATGCGTGTCCCGCCTGGTATGCGGCTCTTGCGGAAACGGGCTTCTTCCCCATCGAGGAACTGGACACATTGAGGAAGATCGGGAGCAGGCTTCAGGGGCATCCGGACATGAGGAAGACCCCTGGCGTCGAGGCTTCCACGGGATCGGAAGGCCAAGGCCTCTCCAACGGAATAGGAATGGCCCTCGCGGCCAAGCTCGACAGACGGAGCTACCGCATTTATGTGATGGTCGGGGACGGCGAGAACGATTGCGGTCAGACATGGGAAGCGGCCATGTCGGCGTCCTTCTACAAGCTTGACAACCTCTGTGCCATAGTGGACAGGAACCTGATGCAACTTGACGGCCCAACGAAGCACATAATGTCCCTCGAGCCACTTGCGGACAAGTGGAAGGCTTTCGGATGGAAGGTCCTCGAGATCGACGGGCACGACTTCACGGAGATCCTGAAAGCCTTCGACAAGGCTGAGAGCGTGAAAGGCAAACCCACTGTGATCATAGCAAGGACGCTGAAGGGAAAGGGCGTCAGCTTCATGGAGGGAGCGGTCGGGTTCCATGGAAAGGCACCCAACGAGGAGGAGTACGAGCAGGCGATGACCGAGCTCGGGGGCGAACCATGAACTACGGGGCCTGGAAGAAGGAGAGCCAGAGGGACTTCTGGGCGAAGGCCCTTCTTGAGCTCGGAAGGGAGAGAAAGGACATAGTCGTTCTGAGCGCCGACCTCTCCACGTCCGTCAAGACCTCCGTGTTCGCAGAGGAGTTCCCGGAGAGACACTTCAACGTCGGGATCGCAGAGCAGAACATGATGAGCATCGCCGCGGGTTTTGCGGCCTCGGGGAAGACCGTCTTCGCGAGCACCTTCGCGGCCTTCGGGACGGGGAGGGTGTACGACCAGATCAGGCAGTCGATAGCGTATCCAGAGATGAACGTGAAGATAGTCGCGACGCACGCGGGAATAACGGTCGGCGGCGACGGAGCCACGCACCAGATCGTGGAGGACATCGCCCTCATGCGAGCTCTCCCGAACATGACGGTGGTCGTGCCCGCTGACGCACCCGAGACGTATCTGGCAATAAGGGCGGTCGCCGACTATGTTGGCCCCGTATACCTCCGGATGGGACGCGCGGATGTCCCCACGATCGCGTCCATTCAGGACGACTTCGAGCTCGGCAAGGCAACAGTCCTCCGGGACGGTGACGATGTCACGCTCATCGGAACGGGCGTGATGGTGTCAAGGTGCTTGGTCGCGGCCGACGAGCTGACGAAGGAGGGGATCGATGCCAGGGTCCTGAACATGAGCACGATCAAGCCGCTTGACAGGGAGGCCCTGATCAAGGCAGCAAGGGACACTGGAGCTGTCGTCACGGCGGAGGAGCACAGCGTCACCGTGGGAATGGGAGCCGCTGTTGCGATGGACCTGGCCGAGAACGCGCATGTCCCCATGAAGCGCGTCGGGATACCCGACGTGTTCGGAGAGTCCGGGGACTCGGACGAGCTGATGGAGAAGTACGGGTTGACGGCCGAGAACATAATCGAGGCGACGCACGACGTCATGAGAAGGAAGGGTGGAGCCCTATGAAGATATTCTTGGACACCGCGAATGTTGAGCACATCAGGGAGGCGAACAGCTGGGGAGTCGTGGATGGTGTCACTACCAATCCCACGCTCATCGCGAGAGAGGGTCGGAACTTCGAGGAGGTCGTCAGAGAGATCTGCGAGATCGTTGACGGACCCATCAGCGCTGAGGTCGTGAGCGAGGACGCAGAGGGCATGGTCAAAGAGGCCAGGGAGCTCTCCAAGATCCATAAGAACGTTGTGATAAAAATCCCCATGACGCCCGAGGGCTTGAAGGCAACGAGGGTGCTGAAGGATGAGGATATCAAGACGAACGTCACTCTGGTCTTCTCCTCGAACCAGGTCCTGCTCGCCGCGAAGGCGGGAGCCACTTATGTGAGCCCGTTCATCGGAAGGCTCGAC
Above is a genomic segment from Candidatus Thermoplasmatota archaeon containing:
- the rpe gene encoding ribulose-phosphate 3-epimerase; protein product: MVKIAPSILSADFCKLGEEVVAAEKGGADMIHIDVMDGVFVPNLTIGPPVVKRIRKCTTLEFDCHLMVQRPQTLIQDFIAAGSDLITIHVESDKDTDAVLDEIRAGGNKAGLSLNPGTPLSEAGPYLEKLDLLLVMTVHPGFSGQKFMPEVVQKIRDARGKIEELGTGIDLQVDGGIDPTTARSVVEAGANVLVAGSAIYGGNVAERIAALRKAAESESY
- a CDS encoding transketolase, whose amino-acid sequence is MPKHSRELIGKLEYEALKIRRHLIRMIYQAGSGHPGGSLSATDVITALYFHVLNVDPKDPSWVDRDRFVLSKGHACPAWYAALAETGFFPIEELDTLRKIGSRLQGHPDMRKTPGVEASTGSEGQGLSNGIGMALAAKLDRRSYRIYVMVGDGENDCGQTWEAAMSASFYKLDNLCAIVDRNLMQLDGPTKHIMSLEPLADKWKAFGWKVLEIDGHDFTEILKAFDKAESVKGKPTVIIARTLKGKGVSFMEGAVGFHGKAPNEEEYEQAMTELGGEP
- a CDS encoding transketolase family protein, with the translated sequence MNYGAWKKESQRDFWAKALLELGRERKDIVVLSADLSTSVKTSVFAEEFPERHFNVGIAEQNMMSIAAGFAASGKTVFASTFAAFGTGRVYDQIRQSIAYPEMNVKIVATHAGITVGGDGATHQIVEDIALMRALPNMTVVVPADAPETYLAIRAVADYVGPVYLRMGRADVPTIASIQDDFELGKATVLRDGDDVTLIGTGVMVSRCLVAADELTKEGIDARVLNMSTIKPLDREALIKAARDTGAVVTAEEHSVTVGMGAAVAMDLAENAHVPMKRVGIPDVFGESGDSDELMEKYGLTAENIIEATHDVMRRKGGAL
- the fsa gene encoding fructose-6-phosphate aldolase; protein product: MKIFLDTANVEHIREANSWGVVDGVTTNPTLIAREGRNFEEVVREICEIVDGPISAEVVSEDAEGMVKEARELSKIHKNVVIKIPMTPEGLKATRVLKDEDIKTNVTLVFSSNQVLLAAKAGATYVSPFIGRLDDQGQVGMEVIRETVTILETYDFDTQVIVASVRHPIHVLESALAGAHIATVPFDVLKKMARHSLTDVGIRKFLEDYKKIPK